One Cololabis saira isolate AMF1-May2022 chromosome 12, fColSai1.1, whole genome shotgun sequence DNA window includes the following coding sequences:
- the wfdc2 gene encoding WAP four-disulfide core domain protein 3 → MEKHWPAIGVLVLALGVLVNSYPPYSPKPGQCPTFFNGYPSRPWCWSDALCPGKDKCCVFDNRPVCVPPAPPSGKCPDPEGFGICVERCTCDEDCLAGQKCCFNGCGKDCMSTQSNCSPITFTIRFDNFCQHDGDLSGEQKCCKTIYGYGRDPL, encoded by the exons ATGGAGAAGCACTGGCCTGCAATAGGGGTATTGGTTTTAGCACTTGGTGTGCTTGTGAATTCGTACCCTCCTTACTCTCCAAAACCAG GTCAGTGTCCAACATTCTTTAATGGCTACCCATCAAGACCATGGTGCTGGAGTGATGCACTCTGCCCTGGAAAGGATAAATGCTGCGTGTTTGACAATAGACCAGTCTGTGTGCCACCTGCCCCAC CAAGTGGGAAGTGCCCTGACCCAGAGGGATTTGGGATATGTGTAGAAAGGTGTACTTGTGACGAAGACTGCTTAGCTGGTCAGAAATGCTGCTTCAATGGATGTGGAAAGGATTGCATGTCTACA CAAAGCAACTGCAGCCCAATAACATTCACCATCAGGTTTGACAACTTCTGCCAACATGATGGAGACTTGTCAGGTGAACAGAAGTGCTGCAAGACGATCTACGGCTACGGCAGAGATCCCCTCTGA